A genomic region of Anopheles coustani chromosome 3, idAnoCousDA_361_x.2, whole genome shotgun sequence contains the following coding sequences:
- the LOC131271999 gene encoding 26S proteasome non-ATPase regulatory subunit 7, producing MPSELSTTKVIVHPLVLLSVVDHFNRMGKIGNQKRVVGVLLGCWRAKGVLDVSNSFAVPFDEDDKDKSVWFLDHDYLENMYGMFKKVNARERVVGWYHTGPKLCQNDIAINELIRRYCPNSVLVIIDAKPKDLGLPTEAYIAVEEVHDDGSPTSKTFEHVPSEIGAEEAEEVGVEHLLRDIKDTTVGSLSQKITNQLLGLKGLNAQLRDIKNYLLKVGNGQLPINHQIVYQLQDILNLLPDITQENFTDTLYVKTNDQMLVVYLASLVRSIIALHNLINNKLTNRDAEEGKKNDDAKDKKAQENKEAGSDKDKNKKENEKDAKKEDVKAEKGKDEKKK from the exons ATGCCTTCCGAACTTAGCACCACTAAAGTAATTGTGCACCCGCTGGTGTTGCTCAGCGTGGTGGATCATTTTAATCGGATGGGTAAGATTGGCAATCAGAAACGCGTTGTTGGTGTACTGCTCGGTTGCTGGCGTGCTAAAGGTGTTTTGGATGTGTCGAACAGTTTTGCAG TTCCCTTCGACGAAGATGACAAAGACAAATCTGTTTGGTTCCTTGACCACGACTATCTGGAGAACATGTACGGTATGTTCAAGAAGGTGAACGCCCGTGAGCGTGTCGTTGGCTGGTATCACACGGGGCCGAAACTTTGTCAGAACGATATTGCCATCAACGAGCTGATCCGGCGCTACTGTCCGAACTCGGTGCTGGTGATCATTGATGCGAAACCGAAGGACCTGGGACTCCCCACCGAGGCGTACATTGCGGTGGAAGAAGTGCACGACGACGGATCTCCCACGTCGAAGACGTTCGAGCACGTCCCCAGCGAAATCGGTGCCGAGGAGGCGGAGGAAGTCGGTGTGGAGCACCTGCTGCGTGACATCAAGGATACCACTGTTGGCAGTCTGTCGCAGAAGATAACTAACCAACTGCTGGGCCTGAAGGGACTGAATGCCCAACTACGGGATATCAAAAACTATCTTCTCAAGGTTGGCAACGGTCAGCTTCCGATAAATCATCAAATTGTGTACCAGCTGCAGGATATATTGAACCTGCTGCCCGATATAACGCAGGAAAACTTTACCGATACGCTGTACGTGAAAACGAACGATCAGATGCTTGTGGTGTATCTTGCATCATTGGTACGGTCGATCATTGCGCTGCATAATCTTATCAATAATAAGCTCACGAATCGCGACGCCGAAGAGGGCAAAAAGAACGATGATGCTAAGGACAAGAAAGCACAGGAAAATAAGGAAGCGGGATCGGATAAGGACAAAAATAAGAAGGAAAATGAGAAGGATGCGAAGAAGGAAGATGTGAAAGCGGAGAAAGGcaaagatgaaaagaaaaagtaa
- the LOC131272150 gene encoding tuberin: MTSRERETHLYRLKQFFRITRSGSVSSSRNDLPISPELERELRPETPVTQRCKALKDFGEQVMSSRLEPDAVQSLWELTKDLLVGNKLMEQRQCALAFYCKLIQGQYDSLGLMRAQFYRVIVSHSEPEDIGYRLEMLKQLTDTGKQIQNFEKEIGPFLLEWIKPIDEAGLIDPLLELIVNLIKYNAASLEPKFLVGVVSYIFDMTCKKQETSTILLCLSVLDCFICYAIIPNESLTLFIIILCRMVNQEAYCQHSWKIMKNLFGTALGHATLLTMCNILNNPAFHQDDALLRGAIFHTNVGLWGVGGCVVPILNCSPSLVLTSFWNALKSRHVVVTYEVILSMNRLIQKSGTELNEPTWDIICDIMTEISHNLAIHRLPAEHTVLTHFHDTLNIMEGILQQGAMNADPEKIYALIEKVSAERPEASVKRLIDYKASKISATRSEWLRQLCQFMDRFYRMKNSNVRIYAVQALERIMAANRAAYEDEILERIVIVHLGSVPLEKDAEVRKAVARTLIEFTIHCETKRCIELLEIIEKLLHRPYEENHEVRTEHEVEDVILLVDGLIRLFIVKLYRLPSLHAIRVYSMLIGLLELHYQKPNVLANVSTIRYRIFAWMMKARANGSFHIGYPDPEDDNRVRFSHYLGIEGPYQHQSLQPQPYLSSQSSSQLNLTDQPGGGAERSSLDRIPATNLTTISIKRGCQVIVLCLKEEKDWEVIQLVLTELPNVMQNKALIQGNDVDSLARTLYRMYTDRMQLEKLQVPANMLPKVSDYMELILPALSSLAMYHQHLDFNTQKNIIEALKLGLISRRAQDCIRTLTILLLEMPEQLMPKMADLLLEQSKMTSTKTVALPVLEFLSTLILVPSFRFGNFNTRTYMCVLAMSLPYTNPFRYDHYTVSLAHYVVAAWFIKCKLPMRHQLVKFIVQGLESYVKVPFQDGSRSFSQANEDSSERKRSSSLTEQSSRRRDRIQAQQQQQQQAQAQAQQQSQGQQKSQQQHQLSNTPGGQLLQQQGQQQAGPKGTGVSGVSVSSSSSTQRVYPVSGLNDDMCKFHCELAETCVDFMVRHTFSPCSGISKRLPSAEFLLSGGQSMTWLVGHDLITITTSGCSGVNFRNGLCDRCHQYCVAAGVTSATAGHDAKLHQHQQQQHHPAPPPPSSLHQSHPMLSKSNSSASTTTTTIGGQPLSPEPPSSSSASSGKDSGLSGIGATTHHHLAAASMATDHTDGKLPAVENGGTVAALSTATSNKRYTKASLQHSSANESDSTDLTTSSSTSSSTAATPFPAGPHSAHSAGPMSAGAGGSASTVGSSTGGNRFFRQGSQEGYSSGSLEALSRRGSNPDSVDHGGPPGAAGGAGGGELLRTSSLVAPRGPPGLMATIGNRLILPQQLGGSMTAGGSSSSSGIGFDRPVQPCACVCTGWAEVSVRRPTGYTSWITRIQSQVSHDILGGDVALQDLTCLFSPSVGGGMIGSEFSTYSGASVPHGYGAAGDSLTPFGSNADIPATMTDRFAHSDAPNAGSVDQMNPPSNVASPPVSASAIGAVGSRAKVSISDDVFELTKKSDPKKKHSVEEEHEQSEDEELKNVLQAGESGSLSGGGSGPINIPRNKHPAAVSDDDDDGDEDDDDDDDDDDDGEDDSDDERRESSGRGRYDDHHEGVVFDDPEGRSMRKTVRRVNSSPEMGSKWNSKYLSKAAAKADISGPPLTMVDAGAGGGGGGGGVGTNETFTNTTVNAPVQPEGSMVEKKKSSTYGKGVSCEAIPEEIAGSTPPPPSMLRTLGAAPTVDPILSTVAPTVRGTMAAKHQAEFSAAKSAITTSLPETNTLEPPAGGLAPRKQHSADDAMAPGTNQSRSTLLDGGASNETINLPPGTGAASMVPAANTIAPIALHPITQTSSASALSLKLPMEKVTSKPPQSPVPLSPRLLARNTANLKQSNSGTASPSFPSMMAGGGIGGGTGIGGAGSNDNDVPRGRSKTISTVREHYSRDGSKWSASNVARMRNEPLSRTVVSPSFVFLQLYHHGQFGPERPVLMDKDPEKAIALLDLIPPFEMHKIGVLYVGPGQAGNETEILKNRYGSLRYAEFLSSLGTLVAIKDAKEKNIFIDLESNGKDGAFTYIYQDDIVQITFHVATLMPNKKQDPHCNEKKKHIGNDFVTIVYNESGEHYDLKTIKGQYNYACVVVEPIELNSNRVFVRSKDDISQHVTRETKIVSDHTAPLLARQMALHANLASLVAQSLKTKNSSPYASNWLERLRKIKNIRSRYGQQLLEQEQQKQQLQQQQQLQQGGSANDLSSTASTLGGGIMYRVDDFSKYTV; encoded by the exons atgACCTCAAGGGAACGCGAAACTCATCTTTACCGATTGAAGCAATTCTTTCGCATCACACGATCCGGAAGTG TGTCCAGCTCTCGTAATGATCTACCCATCTCCCCGGAGCTGGAGCGTGAACTTCGTCCCGAAACCCCGGTAACGCAGCGCTGCAAGGCGCTGAAGGACTTTGGCGAGCAGGTAATGTCGTCGCGACTCGAACCGGACGCCGTCCAGTCCCTGTGGGAGCTGACGAAGGATTTGCTCGTCGGTAACAAGTTGATGGAGCAGCGCCAGTGTGCCCTGGCCTTCTACTGCAAGCTGATCCAGGGCCAGTACGATAGCCTCGGGTTAATGCGAGCCCAGTTCTATCGGGTGATCGTGAGTCACAGCGAACCGGAGGACATCGGGTACCGGTTGGAGATGCTCAAGCAGCTGACCGACACGGGCAAGCAAATTCAAAACTTTGAGAAGGAAATTGGCCCGTTTCTGCTAGAATGGATCAAACCGATCGACGAAGCGGGACTGATCGATCCGCTGCTGGAGCTGATCGTGAACTTGATCAAGTACAACGCGGCCAGCCTCGAGCCGAAGTTTCTCGTCGGCGTCGTGTCGTACATCTTTGACATGACGTGCAAAAAGCAGGAGACGTCCACGATTCTGCTTTGCCTGTCGGTGCTGGATTGCTTCATCTGTTACGCGATCATACCGAACGAATCGCTCACgctcttcatcatcatcctgtGCCGCATGGTGAACCAGGAGGCGTACTGTCAGCACTCGTGGAAGATTATGAAAAACCTCTTCGGAACGGCTCTCGGTCATGCGACGCTGCTCACCATGTGCAATATACTGAACAATCCGGCCTTCCATCAGGACGATGCGCTGCTCCGCGGGGCCATCTTTCACACGAACGTGGGCCTGTGGGGTGTTGGCGGGTGTGTCGTACCGATATTGAACTGTTCGCCTTCCCTTGTGCTGACCAGCTTTTGGAAT GCTCTGAAAAGCCGCCACGTGGTCGTAACGTACGAGGTCATTTTGAGCATGAACCGGTTGATTCAAAAATCCGGCACCGAGCTGAATGAACCGACATGGGACATTATCTGCGACATCATGACAGAGATCTCGCATAACCTGGCCATCCATCGACTACCGGCCGAGCATACCGTTCTGACGCACTTTCACGATACGCTCAACATCATGGAGGGCATTCTGCAGCAGGGGGCAATGAACGCGGACCCGGAGAAAATTTACGCCCTGATCGAGAAGGTGTCCGCCGAGCGTCCGGAGGCGTCCGTGAAGCGGCTGATCGATTATAAGGCAAGTAAAATATCGGCCACCCGGTCCGAGTGGCTACGACAGCTGTGTCAGTTCATGGATCGGTTCTATCGGATGAAGAACAGTAACGTGCGCATCTACGCCGTGCAGGCCCTCGAGCGCATTATGGCCGCCAATCGGGCCGCGTACGAAGACGAGATCCTGGAGCGCATCGTGATCGTGCATCTCGGTAGTGTGCCGCTGGAGAAGGACGCCGAGGTTCGGAAAGCGGTCGCCCGCACCCTGATCGAGTTCACGATACACTGCGAGACGAAGCGCTGCATCGAGCTGCTCGAGATCATTGAGAAGCTGCTGCACCGGCCGTACGAAGAGAACCACGAGGTGCGCACAGAGCACGAGGTGGAAGATGTGATACTGTTAGTGGACGGACTGATTCGGTTGTTCATCGTCAAGCTATACCGGTTGCCGTCGCTGCACGCGATCCGGGTGTATAGTATGCTGATCGGGCTGCTGGAGCTACACTATCAGAAACCGAACGTGCTGGCCAATGTGAGCACCATCCGGTACCGGATATTCGCCTGGATGATGAAGGCACGGGCGAACGGGTCGTTCCACATCGGCTATCCGGACCCGGAGGACGATAATCGGGTGCGCTTCTCGCACTATCTCGGTATCGAGGGCCCGTACCAGCACCAGAGCCTGCAGCCGCAGCCGTACCTGTCGAGCCAGTCGTCTAGCCAGCTCAATCTCACCGATCAGCCGGGTGGGGGAGCGGAGCGCTCCTCGCTGGATCGCATTCCGGCGACGAACCTGACGACGATCTCGATCAAGCGCGGCTGCCAGGTGATCGTGCTGTGcctaaaggaagaaaaagactGGGAAGTGATACAGCTCGTGCTGACCGAGCTGCCGAACGTGATGCAGAATAAGGCGCTGATCCAGGGCAATGACGTGGACTCGCTCGCCCGCACCCTATACCGGATGTACACCGATCGGATGCAGCTGGAGAAGCTGCAGGTGCCGGCAAATATGCTACCGAAGGTGTCCGACTACATGGAACTGATTTTGCCGGCCCTTTCGAGTCTCGCGATGTACCACCAGCATCTGGACTTTAACACGCAGAAGAACATCATCGAGGCGCTGAAGTTGGGGTTGATCTCGAGACGGGCGCAGGACTGCATCCGGACCCTCACGATTCTGCTGCTCGAAATGCCCGAACAGCTGATGCCGAAGATGGCTGATCTGCTGCTCGAGCAGAGCAAGATGACCAGCACGAAAACGGTCGCGTTGCCCGTGCTCGAATTCCTTTCGACGCTGATCCTCGTGCCGAGCTTCCGGTTTGGGAACTTTAACACGCGCACGTACATGTGCGTGCTGGCGATGTCGCTGCCGTACACGAACCCGTTCCGGTACGATCACTACACGGTGTCGCTGGCGCACTACGTTGTGGCCGCATGGTTTATCAAGTGCAAGCTACCGATGCGCCACCAGCTGGTGAAGTTCATCGTGCAGGGGCTCGAGTCGTACGTGAAGGTTCCGTTTCAGGATGGGTCGCGTTCGTTTTCGCAGGCCAACGAAGATTCGTCGGAGCGCAAGCGCAGCTCCAGCCTGACGGAGCAAAGCTCTCGGCGGCGTGATCGCATCcaggcgcagcagcagcagcaacagcaagcaCAAGCGCAGGCCCAGCAGCAATCGCAAGGCCAACAAAaatcccagcagcagcaccagctcTCGAACACACCCGGCGGACAGTTGCTACAGCAGCAAGGGCAGCAGCAGGCCGGACCAAAGGGTACCGGTGTGTCGGGAGTTTCCGTGTCGAGCTCGTCCTCCACGCAGCGCGTTTATCCGGTGTCCGGTCTCAACGACGATATGTGCAAGTTTCACTGCGAACTCGCGGAAACGTGCGTCGACTTTATGGTGCGTCACACGTTCTCGCCCTGCTCCGGCATCTCAAAGCGGCTCCCGTCGGCCGAGTTTCTGCTGTCCGGCGGCCAATCGATGACGTGGCTCGTCGGACACGATCTGATCACCATCACGACGAGCGGCTGCTCGGGCGTTAACTTCCGCAATGGGCTGTGCGATCGGTGCCATCAGTACTGTGTGGCCGCGGGCGTAACCTCCGCCACCGCCGGCCACGATGCCAAActgcaccagcaccagcagcagcagcatcacccagcaccaccaccaccatcttcCCTACACCAATCCCATCCAATGCTCTCGAAGTCGAACAGTAGCGCGAGCACGACAACGACCACCATCGGTGGGCAGCCGCTGTCGCCTGAAccacccagcagcagcagtgcctCGTCCGGCAAGGATTCCGGTCTCTCCGGGATCGGTGCGACCACCCACCACCATCTGGCGGCGGCATCCATGGCGACGGACCACACCGACGGTAAACTTCCGGCCGTCGAAAACGGTGGAACGGTCGCGGCGCTTTCCACGGCGACGTCGAATAAAAGGTATACCAAAGCCAGTTTGCAACACAGTAG TGCAAACGAATCTGACAGTACGGATCTGACCACCTCGAGTTCGACCTCATCGTCGACGGCAGCGACACCGTTCCCGGCTGGTCCGCACTCCGCCCACTCCGCGGGGCCCATGTCGGCCGGTGCCGGAGGTTCGGCTTCGACTGTCGGTTCGTCCACCGGTGGCAATCGGTTCTTCCGCCAGGGATCACAGGAGGGCTACTCGTCCGGATCGCTGGAGGCTTTGTCGCGCCGCGGTAGCAATCCCGACTCCGTCGACCATGGAGGGCCACCAGGCGCTGCAGGAGGTGCTGGGGGTGGTGAGTTGCTGCGGACAAGCTCGCTGGTGGCCCCAAGGGGACCACCGGGTCTGATGGCGACGATCGGCAATCGGTTGATACTGCCGCAGCAACTGGGCGGCTCGATGACGGCCGGTggctcctcgtcctcgtcgggCATCGGGTTCGATAGACCCGTGCAGCCGTGTGCCTGCGTTTGTACCGGCTGGGCGGAGGTGAGTGTGCGCCGACCGACGGGGTACACCTCGTGGATTACGCGCATCCAGAGCCAGGTTTCGCACGACATCCTCGGTGGCGATGTAGCGCTCCAGGACCTCACGTGTCTGTTTTCGCCCAGCGTCGGTGGTGGCATGATCGGATCCGAGTTTTCCACCTACAGTGGGGCCAGCGTTCCGCACGGATATGGAGCCGCTGGCGACTCACTGACTCCATTCGGTAGTAACGCGGACATTCCCGCGACCATGACGGATCGCTTCGCCCATTCGGACGCGCCCAATGCAGGCAGTGTCGACCAGATGAATCCACCCTCGAATGTCGCGTCACCTCCAGTGTCTGCCTCCGCCATCGGTGCGGTCGGTTCCCGCGCAAAGGTTTCCATCTCGGACGACGTGTTTGAGCTGACGAAGAAGAGTGACCCGAAGAAGAAACACTCGGTAGAGGAAGAGCACGAGCAGAGTGAGGATGAGGAGCTGAAGAACGTGCTTCAGGCGGGTGAAAGTGGGTCGCTTAGTGGCGGTGGATCTGGGCCGATCAATATTCCACGCAACAAGCATCCGGCGGCCGTgtccgatgacgatgatgatggcgatgaggatgatgatgatgacgacgatgatgatgacgatggtgagGACGACAGTGACGACGAAAGGCGTGAGTCGTCGGGTCGGGGACGGTACGACGACCACCACGAGGGTGTGGTGTTCGATGATCCGGAGGGACGTTCGATGCGTAAAACGGTGCGTCGGGTTAACTCGAGTCCCGAGATGGGGTCCAAGTGGAATAGCAAGTATCTGAGCAAAGCGGCCGCAAAGGCGGACATTTCGGGACCACCGTTGACGATGGTTGACGCTggcgccggtggtggtggtggtggcggtggtgtggGAACGAATGAAACATTCACAAACACGACGGTAAACGCGCCCGTCCAACCGGAAGGCTCAatggtggagaagaaaaaatcgtCCACTTACGGCAAGGGCGTCAGTTGTGAGGCCATTCCGGAGGAAATTGCCGGATCTACGCCACCTCCACCGAGTATGTTGCGTACCCTTGGAGCCGCGCCCACGGTGGACCCGATACTGTCAACAGTGGCACCCACGGTGCGGGGTACGATGGCCGCGAAACATCAGGCCGAGTTCAGTGCGGCCAAGTCGGCAATCACCACTTCGCTGCCGGAGACGAACACCCTCGAGCCGCCGGCCGGTGGCCTAGCACCGAGGAAACAACATTCGGCCGACGATGCAATGGCGCCCGGCACCAACCAAAGCCGCTCCACCCTGCTAGATGGAGGTGCCTCGAACGAGACAATAAACCTTCCACCGGGCACCGGTGCGGCGTCGATGGTTCCGGCCGCCAACACGATCGCTCCGATCGCCCTGCATCCGATCACGCAAACGTCGTCCGCGTCAGCCCTCAGCCTAAAGCTGCCGATGGAGAAGGTTACGAGCAAACCGCCACAGTCACCGGTACCGCTGTCGCCGCGACTTCTCGCCCGAAACACCGCCAACCTGAAGCAGTCCAACTCGGGCACCGCCTCTCCATCGTTCCCGTCGATGATGGCGGGAGGTGGGATCGGAGGTGGCACAGGTATTGGGGGCGCCGGAAGCAACGATAACGACGTTCCGCGTGGCCGCTCGAAGACCATTTCGACCGTGCGCGAGCACTACTCGCGCGATGGCTCCAAGTGGAGTGCCTCGAACGTGGCGCGGATGCGTAATGAACCCCTCAGCCGGACGGTGGTCAGTCCGAGCTTCGTGTTTCTACAGCTCTACCATCACGGGCAGTTCGGTCCGGAGCGCCCGGTGCTGATGGACAAGGATCCGGAGAAGGCGATCGCGCTGCTCGATCTGATACCGCCGTTCGAGATGCACAAGATCGGCGTGCTGTACGTCGGGCCGGGTCAGGCGGGCAACGAGACGGAGATACTGAAGAACCGGTACGGTAGCCTGCGGTACGCGGAGTTCCTCAGCAGCCTCGGTACGCTGGTCGCGATCAAGGATGCCAAAGAGAAGAACATCTTCATCGATCTCGAGAGCAACGGGAAGGACGGTGCGTTCACGTACATCTACCAGGACGACATCGTGCAGATCACGTTCCACGTGGCGACCCTGATGCCTAACAAGAAGCAGGATCCGCACTGCAacgagaagaagaagcacATCGGGAACGATTTCGTCACGATCGTGTACAACGAGAGCGGCGAGCATTACGATCTGAAAACGATCAAG GGTCAGTACAATTACGCCTGCGTAGTGGTGGAACCGATCGAGCTTAACAGCAATCGCGTTTTCGTACGATCGAAGGATGACATCTCGCAGCACGTGACGCGGGAGACGAAGATCGTGTCCGACCATACGGCGCCATTGCTCGCCCGCCAGATGGCACTACATGCTAAT TTAGCCTCGCTGGTGGCACAATCGTTGAAGACTAAAAACTCGAGCCCGTACGCCTCGAACTGGCTGGAGCGGTTgcgcaaaattaaaaacatccgCTCCCGGTACGGTCAGCAGTTGCTGGAGCaggagcagcagaagcagcaactgcaacagcagcagcaactgcaGCAGGGTGGCTCGGCGAACGATCTCAGCTCGACCGCCAGCACCTTGGGCGGAGGCATCATGTACCGCGTCGATGACTTCTCCAAGTACACCGTCTGA
- the LOC131271787 gene encoding small ribosomal subunit protein mS25, with the protein MPFMKGKAPIRRTLQYLNAGQLMLKDKVKIFSVNYNTYGDHHEGARDFVFWNIPQIQYKNPKVQVVTFKNMTPSPFIRCYFENGKQMLIDVDSKNRQEILQHLKVVVGKSEELLKAEAKLAEKQDNPANFGVGCMKHCICEIPGQLPCPGVVPVPKHMRGKYKYQMKE; encoded by the exons ATGCCGTTTATGAAAGGAAAGGCTCCGATACGGAGGACATTGCAATACCTAAATGCCGGCCAGTTGATGCTCAAGGATAAAGTAAAAATTTTCAGCGTAAACTACAACACCTACGGCGATCATCACGAAGGGGCTAG ggattttgtgttttggaacaTTCCCCAGATACAGTACAAAAATCCTAAGGTGCAGGTAGTCacatttaaaaacatgacCCCGTCTCCGTTTATTCGTTGCTACTTTG aaaatggaaaacaaatgcttATCGATGTAGATAGCAAAAATAGGCAAGAAATTCTGCAGCATCTCAAGGTAGTGGTGGGAAAGTCTGA GGAGCTTTTGAAAGCCGAAGCTAAACTGGCAGAAAAACAAGACAACCCCGCGAACTTTGGCGTTGGCTGTATGAAGCATTGCATTTGTGAAATTCCTGGACAACTGCCCTGTCCCGGGGTAGTTCCTGTGCCAAAACACATGCGTGGAAAATATAAGTACCAGATGAAGGAATAA
- the LOC131271786 gene encoding probable RNA-binding protein 18 gives MDRVEFASQDDRRLWLGNLDSRITEYQLLKIVQKYGTIEKFDMLFHRSGPLAGYPRGYAFVTYENHKDSESALRRLDGKVVGEKTIVVRWAKHVNRDDTDKSKPKLEIPCLAGGSKGGANGPLSQQTKIQALEAKLKMLESRSDDLIINKSTTAERPIIERYQYNINQPQRTDPMKMKRSHHAGGRGGSRGGPYRHPNRHK, from the exons ATGGATCGTGTTGAG TTCGCATCGCAGGACGACAGAAGGCTTTGGTTGGGAAACCTGGACAGCCGTATCACCGA GTATCAACTACTGAAAATCGTGCAAAAATACGGCACAATTGAAAAGTTCGACATGCTGTTTCATCGCTCCGGACCGCTAGCAGGATACCCCAGAGGTTATGCGTTCGTCACGTATGAAAAT CACAAAGACTCAGAATCTGCACTGCGCAGGTTGGATGGAAAGGTGGTCGGTGAAAAAACGATCGTGGTTCGATGGGCTAAGCATGTGAACCGCGACGATACGGACAAATCGAAGCCAAAGCTAGAAATACCTTGCCTTGCCGGAGGTTCCAAAGGAGGCGCAAATGGGCCGCTAAGCCAACAGACGAAAATACAGGCCCTGGAAGCTAAGCTGAAAATGCTGGAAAGCAGATCGGACGACCTGATCATCAACAAATCAACCACCGCCGAAAGGCCCATTATTGAGCGCTACCAGTACAACATCAATCAACCACAGAGGACTGATCCAATGAAGATGAAACGTTCTCATCATGCGGGTGGCCGCGGGGGATCACGAGGTGGGCCATACCGACATCCCAATCGGCACAAATAG